One part of the [Synechococcus] sp. NIES-970 genome encodes these proteins:
- a CDS encoding nitrate ABC transporter, ATPase subunits C and D — MSNKFVDFIDVDHVDKIFPLPNGDRYIALKNIDLKIQQGEFISLIGHSGCGKSTLLNMISGLDCPTFGGVVVEGKEVAGPGPDRMVVFQNYSLLPWLTVRQNIGLAVNQVLKDLPKAERRRIVDENIELVGLKRAANRKPGALSGGMKQRVAIARALAIKPKVLLLDEPFGALDALTRGNLQEKLMEIVQEKQITCVMVTHDVDEALLLSDRVVMLTTGPEAHIGQILDVPIPRPRHRLEVVNHPDYYNLRHEIVYFLNQQKRVKKVGQISHAPETNNLPEKATVNLGYLPLTDSAPFIVAQELGLFQKHGIQQVNLIQQESWQAIADGVATGELDAAQMVAGMPIAMTVGLKNNVSIPMVSAMVLSRNGNAITLGREFLDAGIKTPQELKAYLQQTPDRILTFGTVYPASMENLLLRYWLASGGIDPDQDVILTTLSPGEMLENLQSGAIDGFCVGNPWNSQAVAAGLGYVVATDLDIWAGHPEKVLGVKETWVEQFPKTHIALVKALLEACAYCDDHRNRPEILGMLTQPNYLDFDPQMAQAGFIGSFDRGDGTAPETLPRFHQFHNEQANFPARGEGLWLLTQLARWGYVPFPKNWVEITERVRRPDLFGEACRQLGWPDIEGDRQTLKLMDQMVFTADDPIGYIKRFNIYRDFISIEIPLEQTSNAVR, encoded by the coding sequence ATGTCGAATAAATTTGTGGATTTCATTGATGTTGATCACGTTGACAAAATTTTTCCGCTCCCCAATGGCGATCGCTATATTGCCTTAAAAAATATTGACCTCAAAATTCAACAGGGGGAATTTATTTCGCTCATCGGTCACTCTGGCTGCGGTAAATCGACACTCCTCAATATGATTTCGGGGTTGGATTGTCCCACCTTTGGCGGTGTGGTGGTAGAAGGAAAAGAAGTAGCTGGCCCTGGTCCTGACCGGATGGTCGTCTTTCAGAATTATTCCCTCTTGCCTTGGCTCACGGTACGGCAAAACATCGGGCTGGCGGTCAATCAGGTGCTTAAGGATCTGCCCAAGGCAGAGCGACGCCGCATTGTTGATGAAAACATTGAATTAGTCGGTCTAAAACGGGCCGCCAATCGTAAGCCCGGCGCTTTGTCTGGGGGGATGAAACAACGGGTGGCGATCGCCCGTGCCCTAGCCATCAAACCAAAAGTTTTGCTGCTAGATGAACCCTTTGGGGCGTTGGACGCCCTGACACGGGGGAATCTGCAAGAAAAATTAATGGAGATCGTCCAGGAAAAACAAATCACCTGTGTAATGGTCACCCATGATGTGGATGAAGCGCTGTTGCTCTCAGACCGGGTGGTGATGTTGACCACTGGCCCCGAAGCCCACATTGGACAAATTCTAGATGTGCCGATTCCCCGTCCCCGCCATCGGTTAGAGGTGGTCAATCATCCTGATTACTATAATTTGCGCCACGAAATTGTTTATTTCCTCAATCAGCAAAAACGGGTGAAAAAGGTCGGGCAGATCAGTCACGCACCGGAGACGAACAATTTACCCGAAAAAGCGACGGTCAACCTGGGTTATCTCCCCTTAACCGACAGTGCGCCATTTATCGTGGCCCAGGAATTGGGTTTGTTCCAAAAACATGGCATCCAACAGGTCAACCTGATTCAACAGGAGAGCTGGCAGGCGATCGCCGATGGGGTTGCCACGGGGGAGCTGGATGCGGCGCAAATGGTCGCAGGGATGCCCATTGCCATGACCGTCGGTTTAAAAAACAACGTCTCGATCCCAATGGTGAGCGCGATGGTGTTGAGTCGCAATGGCAATGCAATCACCCTTGGTCGGGAATTTCTTGATGCTGGGATCAAAACCCCCCAGGAACTCAAGGCGTATCTCCAACAAACGCCAGATCGGATCCTCACCTTTGGCACAGTGTATCCCGCCTCCATGGAAAATCTGTTGCTGCGCTACTGGTTGGCTTCCGGTGGCATTGACCCCGATCAAGATGTCATTCTCACGACCCTCTCCCCTGGAGAGATGCTAGAAAATCTACAATCCGGGGCGATCGATGGCTTTTGTGTCGGTAACCCGTGGAATTCCCAAGCGGTGGCAGCAGGGCTAGGTTATGTGGTCGCAACGGATCTCGATATTTGGGCGGGGCATCCTGAAAAGGTTTTAGGGGTAAAGGAAACTTGGGTAGAACAGTTCCCGAAAACCCATATCGCCCTCGTTAAAGCGTTGCTCGAAGCCTGTGCCTACTGCGACGATCACCGCAATCGCCCCGAGATTTTAGGCATGTTAACCCAGCCCAATTATTTAGATTTTGATCCCCAGATGGCCCAGGCTGGCTTTATCGGCAGCTTTGATCGCGGCGATGGCACGGCGCCTGAAACATTGCCCCGTTTTCACCAGTTTCACAACGAACAGGCCAACTTCCCGGCCCGGGGTGAAGGGCTGTGGCTGCTTACGCAACTGGCCCGTTGGGGTTATGTGCCCTTCCCGAAAAACTGGGTGGAAATTACCGAGCGAGTGCGCCGCCCTGACCTGTTTGGGGAAGCCTGTCGCCAGTTGGGTTGGCCTGATATCGAAGGCGATCGCCAAACCCTAAAACTGATGGATCAAATGGTCTTTACCGCCGACGATCCGATTGGCTATATCAAGCGCTTCAATATCTATCGGGACTTTATCAGCATTGAAATTCCCCTAGAACAGACTTCTAATGCCGTTCGCTAA
- a CDS encoding nitrate ABC transporter, inner membrane subunit, protein MASSTFPTRGRKANPLQMILRRFPWLRKIAAPVVAIAILLVIWQILCSGEASRLPSPITVLQDTWDPLIINPFYDNGGVDKGLGLQIFASLKRVAVGFSLAAIVGIGLGILIGANRFMYDALDPIFQVLRTIPPLAWLPISLAALRQSEPSAIFVIFITAIWPIIINTTVGVQQLPQDYRNVARVLKLSKIGYFFNILFPSAVPYIFTGLRIGIGLSWLAIIAAEMLVGGVGIGFFIWDSYNSSQMSQIILALVYVGIVGLVLDRLVEFLARFVVPSEQKH, encoded by the coding sequence ATGGCTAGTTCAACTTTTCCAACCCGTGGACGCAAGGCTAACCCGCTTCAGATGATTCTGCGGCGTTTCCCTTGGCTCCGCAAGATTGCAGCTCCGGTGGTGGCGATCGCCATTTTGTTAGTAATCTGGCAAATTCTCTGTAGCGGCGAAGCGTCCCGTTTACCGAGTCCCATAACAGTGTTACAAGATACCTGGGATCCCCTGATCATCAATCCTTTCTACGACAATGGTGGTGTGGATAAAGGACTGGGTTTACAGATTTTTGCTAGTTTAAAACGGGTGGCGGTGGGCTTTTCCCTCGCTGCCATCGTGGGGATTGGCCTAGGGATTCTCATTGGCGCCAATCGTTTTATGTATGATGCCCTTGATCCTATTTTTCAAGTCTTAAGAACGATCCCCCCCTTGGCCTGGTTGCCAATTTCTTTGGCGGCCCTCAGACAGAGTGAGCCTTCTGCCATCTTCGTGATTTTTATTACGGCGATCTGGCCGATTATTATCAACACCACAGTTGGTGTACAACAGTTGCCCCAGGACTATCGTAATGTAGCGAGGGTACTCAAACTCTCAAAAATTGGCTATTTCTTCAATATTTTGTTTCCTTCGGCAGTGCCCTATATTTTCACTGGCCTGAGAATTGGTATCGGCCTGTCTTGGTTGGCAATTATTGCGGCTGAAATGTTGGTGGGAGGCGTCGGCATTGGCTTCTTTATTTGGGATTCCTATAACAGTTCTCAAATGAGTCAAATTATTCTGGCCCTCGTTTATGTGGGTATTGTCGGCTTGGTGCTCGATCGCCTGGTGGAATTCCTGGCGCGATTTGTGGTTCCCTCTGAACAAAAACATTAA
- a CDS encoding nitrate transport protein, with translation MSNLSRRKFIFTAASAAVGTTILHACGSSQTSQTSTPAPTVESVLAPEDAPETNVVKLGFIALTDSAPLIVAKEKGFFDKYGMTGAEILKQASWPVTRDNIELGSAGGGIDGAHILTPMPYLMTLGTITNSGPVPMYILARLNTNGQGISVSNEYKDLNVTVDSSPLKDVFAQAKAGGKDIKCAMTFPGGTHDLWMRYWLAAGGIDPNNDVSVIPVPPPQMVANMKVSNMEAFCVGEPWNAQLINQDVGYSALVTGELWKDHPEKALGLRQDWVDANPKAAKSVLMAVLEAQQWCQDPANVDEMCEIVSQDKWFRVPVADIVERSKGNIDYGDGRVVTDFPEKMKFWADNASFPYKSHDLWFLTEDIRWGYIPASTDTTALVDQVNRADLWREAAIALGVPEAEIPSTDSRGVETFFDGVTFDPENPQAYLDSLQIKAIKA, from the coding sequence ATGAGCAATCTTTCCCGTCGCAAGTTTATTTTTACTGCAGCTAGTGCGGCTGTTGGTACGACGATTCTCCATGCCTGTGGCAGTTCGCAAACATCTCAAACTTCTACCCCTGCGCCCACCGTAGAATCTGTACTCGCGCCGGAGGATGCCCCAGAAACCAATGTTGTTAAACTAGGCTTTATTGCTCTTACTGACTCCGCCCCATTAATCGTCGCTAAAGAAAAAGGTTTCTTTGACAAATATGGGATGACTGGGGCAGAAATTCTCAAGCAAGCTTCTTGGCCTGTGACCCGTGACAATATCGAACTGGGTTCCGCTGGGGGAGGCATTGATGGAGCACATATTCTGACACCAATGCCTTATTTAATGACCTTGGGAACAATTACGAACAGTGGGCCTGTGCCGATGTATATCTTGGCACGGTTAAATACCAATGGCCAAGGAATTTCTGTCAGTAATGAGTATAAAGATTTGAATGTGACTGTTGATAGTTCACCCTTAAAGGATGTTTTTGCCCAAGCAAAGGCAGGCGGCAAAGACATTAAATGTGCCATGACTTTTCCTGGGGGAACCCATGATCTCTGGATGCGCTACTGGTTAGCCGCAGGGGGCATCGATCCGAACAATGATGTTTCAGTCATTCCTGTACCGCCACCCCAGATGGTTGCCAATATGAAGGTGAGTAACATGGAGGCCTTCTGTGTCGGTGAGCCTTGGAATGCGCAATTGATTAACCAGGATGTTGGGTATAGCGCGTTGGTAACTGGAGAATTGTGGAAAGATCACCCAGAGAAAGCCTTGGGTTTACGGCAGGATTGGGTTGATGCAAACCCGAAGGCCGCAAAGTCGGTCTTGATGGCGGTACTGGAGGCACAACAGTGGTGTCAGGATCCAGCAAACGTTGACGAAATGTGTGAAATTGTCTCCCAAGACAAATGGTTTAGGGTGCCAGTGGCGGATATTGTGGAGCGTTCAAAAGGCAATATTGACTATGGCGATGGCCGAGTTGTGACAGATTTCCCCGAAAAAATGAAATTCTGGGCAGATAACGCGTCTTTCCCCTACAAGAGCCATGACCTCTGGTTCCTGACGGAGGATATTCGTTGGGGTTATATTCCGGCCAGTACGGATACGACAGCATTGGTAGATCAGGTGAACCGTGCAGATTTATGGCGGGAGGCGGCGATCGCGCTCGGTGTTCCTGAGGCAGAAATTCCATCAACAGATTCCCGTGGGGTAGAGACTTTCTTTGATGGGGTTACCTTTGATCCTGAAAATCCCCAAGCGTACCTCGATAGTCTGCAAATCAAGGCGATTAAGGCATAG
- a CDS encoding hypothetical protein (conserved hypothetical protein), protein MNNPSFQTFEALQAQLRHRWQHFDDFEADDQDILVVPSFSVDQRVGQKVAGFLHYEERLLFSLIRLRNPHTRLIYVTAQPLAPLIIDYYLQLLPGIPFSHARDRLLLITTYDNSYKPLTQKILERPRLVERIRRALRPNQSYMVCYNSTPLEQELSERLQIPLFAASPSLSYWGSKSGSREIFQTAGVPYPDGSALVKTVPELIQVTAQLWDRQPDLKRIVIKLNEGFSGEGNAVLTLPFDSPGTSFAERCTQITKALPRLSFQAAGETWDNFASRVPELGAIAEAFIEGETKRSPSVQGLITPGGDVRILSTHDQILGGSDGQIYLGCHFPAASEYRLQLQELGLKVGKALAAKGAMERYGVDFIATENTNGSWDLQAIEINLRKGGTTHPLMTLQLLTNGFYDWSTGSFFTPQHQPKYYIASDNLQKPQYQGLLPSDLMDIIAAHGLHFDSSTKTGSVFHLMGTLSEFGKLGLTSIGNSPTEAAQIYQQVEQALDIETTRQNPATVTLPLTW, encoded by the coding sequence GTGAATAATCCTTCTTTTCAAACCTTTGAGGCACTCCAAGCGCAACTGCGCCACCGTTGGCAACATTTCGATGACTTTGAGGCCGATGACCAGGATATCTTGGTTGTGCCTTCTTTTAGTGTGGATCAGCGGGTAGGCCAAAAGGTGGCTGGTTTTTTGCACTATGAAGAGCGCCTTTTATTTTCACTGATTCGCCTGCGCAATCCCCACACGCGCTTGATCTACGTTACGGCCCAGCCCCTGGCGCCTCTAATTATTGACTACTATCTCCAGTTGCTCCCAGGGATTCCTTTTTCCCACGCACGCGATCGCCTGTTGCTGATCACCACCTATGACAATTCCTATAAACCCCTGACCCAAAAGATTTTGGAGCGGCCCCGTCTAGTGGAGCGAATTCGCCGTGCCCTCCGTCCCAACCAGTCCTATATGGTCTGTTATAACTCCACCCCCTTAGAGCAGGAACTCTCGGAACGGTTGCAAATTCCCCTATTTGCGGCTAGTCCCAGCCTGAGCTATTGGGGTTCAAAAAGTGGTAGTCGAGAGATTTTTCAAACGGCGGGTGTCCCCTATCCCGATGGCAGCGCCTTGGTGAAAACAGTGCCAGAGTTAATCCAGGTCACAGCCCAACTGTGGGACCGGCAACCAGACCTCAAACGAATTGTGATCAAGCTCAATGAGGGCTTTTCTGGGGAAGGAAATGCGGTGTTAACCCTCCCGTTTGATTCCCCAGGAACAAGTTTTGCGGAACGGTGTACACAAATCACCAAAGCACTTCCCCGATTAAGCTTTCAAGCGGCCGGGGAAACCTGGGATAATTTTGCCTCCCGCGTTCCCGAACTGGGGGCGATCGCCGAAGCTTTTATCGAAGGAGAAACCAAGCGATCGCCAAGCGTCCAGGGACTAATCACCCCTGGGGGCGACGTACGGATCCTCTCGACCCATGACCAAATCCTCGGCGGTAGCGACGGCCAGATTTACTTAGGCTGTCATTTCCCCGCCGCCAGTGAATATCGTCTCCAATTGCAAGAGCTGGGCCTCAAGGTAGGGAAAGCCCTCGCTGCAAAAGGCGCCATGGAACGCTATGGCGTCGATTTCATCGCCACCGAAAATACCAATGGCAGCTGGGATCTCCAGGCGATCGAAATCAATCTGCGCAAAGGTGGGACAACTCACCCCCTGATGACCCTGCAACTCCTGACCAATGGCTTCTATGACTGGTCTACTGGATCATTTTTTACCCCCCAGCATCAGCCAAAATATTACATCGCCTCCGATAACCTACAAAAGCCCCAATACCAAGGTCTACTCCCAAGCGACTTGATGGATATCATTGCCGCCCATGGTCTTCATTTCGATAGCAGCACCAAGACAGGCAGCGTCTTTCACCTAATGGGAACCTTATCTGAATTTGGTAAACTTGGGCTGACTAGCATCGGCAACTCCCCCACGGAAGCTGCCCAAATTTATCAACAGGTAGAACAGGCCCTGGACATAGAAACAACTCGCCAAAATCCTGCTACAGTGACGCTCCCCCTTACCTGGTAA
- a CDS encoding hypothetical protein (protein of unknown function (DUF751)), producing MQEFFENVLRYPRYMISLILGIFISVFEWLKPLFFKNKVTATATVGLLVGAFAFLYFTLRAMLGLSVV from the coding sequence ATGCAAGAGTTTTTTGAGAACGTCCTCCGCTATCCCCGCTATATGATCAGTTTGATCTTGGGGATTTTTATTAGCGTGTTTGAATGGCTGAAGCCCTTATTTTTCAAAAATAAAGTGACAGCAACGGCAACGGTAGGCCTTTTAGTTGGAGCGTTTGCCTTTCTCTACTTCACCCTCCGGGCGATGCTTGGTTTAAGTGTTGTATAG
- the livH gene encoding high-affinity branched-chain amino acid transport permease protein translates to MDTLQLVLNGLSIGSILALAAVGLTLTYGILRLSNFAHGDYMTLGAYITWLSNSLGLNIWPSMAIGAFGTIGGMLIAEKLLWQPMRDKRATPTTLIIISIGLALFLRSTVLFIWGSSNQQYDLPVVQAINLTALVGLPDTVPALRIAYYRVVVVVLTILVILGLHFILQNSKIGKAMRAVADNIDLARVSGIDVERVVLWTWVITGSLTAIAGSMYGLITTVRPNMGWFLILPMFASVILGGIGNPYGAIAGAFVIGIAQEVSVTFLGPDYKLGVALFIMVVLLLIRPQGLFKGTM, encoded by the coding sequence ATGGACACTCTCCAACTCGTTCTCAATGGTCTATCAATCGGCAGTATCCTCGCTCTGGCGGCGGTGGGTTTGACTCTCACCTATGGGATTCTGCGTTTATCTAATTTTGCCCATGGAGACTATATGACCTTGGGAGCCTACATTACCTGGCTGAGTAATTCCCTGGGGCTAAATATTTGGCCTTCGATGGCAATCGGCGCTTTTGGTACTATTGGTGGAATGCTGATAGCAGAAAAACTACTCTGGCAACCGATGCGAGACAAGCGAGCAACACCAACAACGCTAATTATTATCTCCATTGGCTTGGCGCTGTTTCTTCGCAGTACAGTGCTATTTATTTGGGGTAGTAGTAACCAACAATATGACCTTCCTGTGGTGCAGGCAATCAACTTAACGGCCCTGGTAGGTTTACCAGATACAGTACCAGCCTTGCGTATTGCTTATTATCGGGTCGTAGTGGTGGTACTGACGATCCTGGTAATTTTAGGGCTACATTTTATTTTACAGAATAGTAAAATTGGCAAAGCAATGCGGGCTGTGGCGGATAATATTGACCTGGCAAGGGTTTCGGGGATCGATGTGGAGCGGGTAGTGCTCTGGACTTGGGTGATTACGGGCTCTCTGACGGCGATCGCCGGCAGTATGTACGGGTTGATCACCACAGTGCGACCAAATATGGGCTGGTTTTTGATTCTGCCAATGTTTGCCTCGGTCATCCTCGGGGGTATTGGCAATCCTTATGGGGCGATCGCTGGTGCTTTTGTGATTGGTATTGCCCAGGAAGTGAGTGTAACGTTTCTTGGTCCGGATTATAAGCTTGGGGTAGCCTTGTTTATCATGGTGGTCTTATTGTTAATTCGCCCCCAGGGTCTATTTAAGGGGACAATGTAA
- the gmd gene encoding GDP-mannose 4,6-dehydratase: MDNHKKALVTGITGQDGSYLAELLLEKGYEVHGILRRTSTFNTDRIDHLYVDPHTPDTRFFLHHGDLTDGTSLGRLLEKIQPHEVYNLGAQSHVRVSFDSPEYTVDAVAMGTLRILEAIRDYQERTGNEVRFYQAGSSEMYGLVQEVPQKETTPFYPRSPYACAKVYGYWQTVNYRESYDLFACNGILFNHEGPRRGETFVTRKITRAIARIIAGQQDKLFLGNLDSKRDWGYAKDYVRAMWLMLQQDKPDDYVIATGETYSVRQFLETAFDYVKLNWEDYVAFDPRYLRPAEVDLLIGDATKAKKQLNWEPSIDFPTLVAIMVEADLAILGLPPQNPEMGQLSKADRAYVRQAAGSRVD; encoded by the coding sequence ATGGATAATCACAAAAAAGCATTAGTCACAGGAATCACAGGCCAAGACGGCTCTTATTTGGCAGAGCTCCTCCTGGAAAAGGGCTACGAGGTCCATGGCATTCTTCGCCGCACATCCACTTTTAATACAGACCGCATCGACCATCTTTATGTGGATCCCCATACCCCTGATACCCGCTTCTTTTTGCATCATGGTGATTTGACTGATGGTACTTCCCTGGGACGGCTGCTAGAAAAAATCCAACCCCATGAAGTTTACAATCTCGGAGCTCAATCCCATGTACGGGTGAGTTTTGATTCGCCCGAATATACCGTAGATGCGGTAGCCATGGGCACATTGCGAATCCTCGAAGCAATTCGCGATTACCAAGAACGGACAGGCAACGAGGTGCGTTTCTATCAGGCAGGCTCATCGGAAATGTATGGCCTTGTGCAGGAAGTCCCCCAAAAGGAAACAACGCCGTTTTATCCCCGGAGTCCCTATGCTTGTGCCAAGGTCTATGGCTACTGGCAGACAGTGAATTATCGGGAATCCTATGACCTGTTTGCCTGTAACGGTATTTTGTTTAACCATGAAGGGCCGCGCCGGGGAGAAACCTTTGTTACCCGCAAAATCACTAGGGCGATCGCCAGAATTATCGCTGGCCAGCAAGACAAACTATTCCTTGGCAACCTCGACTCGAAGCGGGACTGGGGCTATGCCAAAGACTATGTACGAGCCATGTGGCTGATGCTACAGCAGGATAAACCCGATGATTATGTTATTGCCACAGGTGAAACCTACTCTGTGCGTCAGTTTTTAGAAACCGCTTTTGATTATGTCAAGCTCAATTGGGAAGACTATGTGGCCTTTGACCCCCGTTATTTGCGGCCAGCAGAGGTGGATCTACTCATCGGCGATGCCACAAAAGCGAAAAAACAATTAAATTGGGAACCCAGCATTGATTTTCCGACCCTGGTAGCCATCATGGTGGAAGCCGACCTGGCAATTCTCGGTCTACCGCCCCAAAATCCTGAGATGGGTCAACTCTCTAAGGCTGACCGAGCTTATGTGCGCCAAGCTGCTGGCAGTCGTGTCGATTAG
- the smtB gene encoding metallothionein repressor, regulation protein → MTDQKNRGILSYAKAQRMAEFFSILGDANRWRILSALADGEMRVSDLAQVVAMGESAVSHQLRTLRSARLVSYRKEGRSVIYRLKDHHIFNLYRDASEHLDEPEDDHRH, encoded by the coding sequence GTGACAGATCAGAAGAATCGAGGAATTTTAAGCTATGCCAAGGCCCAGCGGATGGCCGAATTTTTTAGTATCCTTGGGGATGCCAACCGCTGGCGCATTCTATCAGCTCTCGCTGATGGAGAAATGCGGGTGAGTGACTTGGCTCAGGTTGTCGCCATGGGAGAATCAGCGGTGTCCCATCAGCTTAGAACCTTGCGGAGTGCCCGTTTGGTCAGCTACCGCAAGGAAGGACGAAGTGTTATTTATCGCCTTAAGGATCACCACATTTTTAACTTATATCGTGATGCCTCTGAACATTTAGATGAGCCAGAGGATGACCATCGTCACTAA
- the smtA gene encoding prokaryotic metallothionein-related protein, translating into MVTVTQMKCACESCLCIVELSNAIQKEGKGYCSQACADGHPNGSEGCGHTGCTCHQ; encoded by the coding sequence ATGGTAACTGTGACCCAAATGAAGTGTGCCTGTGAATCTTGTCTTTGTATTGTTGAGCTCAGTAACGCGATCCAAAAGGAAGGGAAGGGTTATTGTAGCCAAGCCTGTGCCGATGGCCACCCCAACGGAAGTGAAGGATGTGGTCATACCGGTTGCACCTGTCACCAGTAA
- a CDS encoding hypothetical protein (conserved hypothetical protein; TPR repeats) has translation MGRIFFGLLGSIGLTLVFGGGMTPAIAQSFCRSEACIVAQGLMETAAELLEDGNTYYDLEIYEAALEAYDAALILDENNDQIWLRRGLALGALERYGEELASYEQAIALNPERGLLWYNQGVTLGILGRHAEAIASYDQAVALDPTDADAWYNRALELGELGRPEEELLSYEQALAVDPAYLDAWFNSGYVLADLGRHDEAIAAYEALLNLDPNDAEAWNNRGISLEKMGQYEAALASYDQALAIDPDYGDALNNRELVLEILNP, from the coding sequence ATGGGGCGTATTTTTTTTGGGCTGCTGGGTAGCATCGGTTTGACATTGGTCTTTGGAGGAGGCATGACTCCGGCGATCGCTCAATCTTTCTGCCGTTCTGAAGCTTGCATCGTTGCCCAGGGTCTGATGGAGACTGCTGCTGAGCTTTTAGAAGATGGCAATACATACTATGACCTTGAGATCTATGAGGCAGCCCTAGAGGCCTATGATGCGGCCCTTATCCTGGACGAAAATAACGACCAAATTTGGCTTAGACGAGGTTTAGCCCTGGGCGCCCTAGAGCGTTACGGAGAGGAATTAGCGAGCTATGAACAGGCGATCGCCCTCAATCCAGAGCGGGGTTTACTGTGGTACAACCAGGGCGTAACCTTGGGAATTCTCGGTCGCCATGCGGAAGCGATCGCCAGCTATGACCAAGCCGTAGCATTGGATCCCACAGATGCCGATGCCTGGTACAACCGCGCCCTAGAACTGGGAGAACTGGGCCGCCCGGAAGAGGAATTACTCAGTTATGAACAGGCATTAGCCGTTGATCCTGCCTATCTGGATGCCTGGTTTAACAGTGGTTATGTGCTCGCAGACTTGGGCCGCCATGATGAGGCGATCGCTGCCTATGAAGCCCTCTTAAATCTAGATCCCAATGACGCTGAAGCCTGGAACAATCGTGGTATTTCCCTCGAAAAAATGGGCCAATATGAAGCAGCTTTAGCCAGCTATGATCAAGCTTTGGCGATTGATCCTGATTACGGCGATGCCCTCAATAACCGCGAGCTAGTGTTAGAAATTTTGAACCCCTGA